The following coding sequences are from one Streptomyces dengpaensis window:
- a CDS encoding diaminopimelate decarboxylase → MGADMGADRDRTGDPVSDRERAAMSSGGAGASGGAMSSGGASAAGGAGAAGSTEVSGSTGGDDSDRVLRRDEAVRAAVEQGLLGPGAPVVALLDVPGIRASATALRAAFDAVTAPDTPVLHAFAVKATPLVPVLRLLYEQGIGAEVASPGELALARAAGIPPAHTVLDSPAKTPAELREALASGIAVNADNPQELDRIDAIVRSAATGSPIGIRVNPQVGGGSIEALSTATATSKFGVALRDEGAREWIVGAYADRPWLTRLHTHTGSQGIPLSLMAQGVAETYALAEEINRRLGRRQVDTIDIGGGLPVNFGSDATAPTYAQYARLLAEVVPGLFDGRYGLVTEFGRSLLAKHGTVIARVEYAKSAGGRPVAVTHAGAQVAARTVYAPVTWPLRIAAYDAKGRPKAGPDVIQDVAGPACFAGDLLAEGRALPLLEQGDYAAALDTGAYYFAHHYAYNSLARPAIYGFAPAPEGGQHEVRFAVVREQQTLDEIVAESGGAQPSALTGL, encoded by the coding sequence ATGGGCGCAGATATGGGCGCAGACAGGGACAGGACGGGGGATCCGGTGAGCGACAGGGAGAGGGCGGCCATGTCGTCGGGCGGCGCGGGAGCCTCCGGCGGCGCGATGTCATCGGGTGGCGCGAGCGCTGCCGGCGGCGCGGGGGCTGCCGGCAGCACGGAGGTTTCGGGTAGCACGGGCGGCGACGACTCCGATCGTGTCCTCCGGCGTGACGAAGCCGTCCGGGCCGCCGTGGAGCAGGGGCTCCTCGGGCCGGGAGCACCGGTCGTCGCCCTGCTCGACGTCCCCGGCATCCGGGCCTCGGCGACCGCGCTGCGGGCGGCCTTCGACGCGGTGACCGCCCCGGACACCCCCGTACTGCACGCCTTCGCGGTGAAGGCGACCCCGCTCGTACCCGTGCTGCGGCTGCTGTACGAGCAGGGCATCGGCGCGGAGGTGGCGAGCCCCGGCGAACTCGCCCTCGCGCGGGCGGCCGGGATCCCGCCGGCGCACACCGTGCTCGACTCCCCCGCGAAGACGCCCGCGGAGCTGCGCGAGGCGCTGGCGTCGGGCATCGCGGTCAACGCGGACAATCCTCAGGAGCTGGACCGCATCGACGCGATCGTGCGGTCCGCGGCCACCGGCTCGCCGATCGGGATCCGGGTGAACCCGCAGGTCGGCGGTGGTTCGATCGAGGCGCTGTCCACCGCGACGGCGACGTCCAAGTTCGGGGTCGCGCTGCGCGACGAGGGTGCCCGCGAGTGGATCGTCGGGGCGTACGCCGACCGCCCGTGGCTGACCCGGCTGCACACGCACACCGGTTCGCAGGGCATCCCGCTCTCGCTGATGGCGCAGGGCGTGGCGGAGACGTACGCGCTGGCCGAGGAGATCAACCGGCGCCTCGGGCGGCGGCAGGTCGACACGATCGACATCGGCGGCGGGCTGCCGGTCAACTTCGGTTCCGACGCGACGGCCCCGACGTACGCGCAGTACGCGCGGCTGCTCGCCGAGGTGGTGCCCGGGCTCTTCGACGGGCGGTACGGGCTGGTCACCGAGTTCGGGCGGTCGCTGCTCGCCAAGCACGGGACGGTGATCGCCCGGGTCGAGTACGCCAAGTCCGCCGGGGGCCGGCCGGTCGCGGTCACCCACGCCGGGGCCCAGGTGGCGGCCCGCACGGTGTACGCGCCCGTGACCTGGCCGCTGCGGATCGCCGCGTACGACGCGAAAGGCCGCCCCAAGGCGGGACCGGACGTCATCCAGGACGTAGCGGGCCCCGCCTGCTTCGCGGGCGACCTGCTCGCCGAGGGACGCGCGCTGCCCCTGCTCGAACAGGGCGACTACGCGGCCGCCCTGGACACAGGTGCGTACTACTTCGCCCACCACTACGCCTACAACTCCCTAGCCCGCCCGGCCATTTACGGCTTCGCGCCGGCCCCGGAGGGCGGGCAGCACGAGGTGCGCTTCGCGGTCGTACGGGAGCAACAGACCCTCGACGAGATCGTCGCCGAGTCGGGCGGGGCACAGCCGTCGGCGCTGACGGGGCTTTAG
- the hutU gene encoding urocanate hydratase, whose amino-acid sequence MSGPRPVRAPRGTELSALGWQQEAALRMLQNNLDPEVAEHPDKLVVYGGTGKAARDWRSFDAMVRTLRTLKQDETMLVQSGRPVGVMQTHEWAPRVLIANSNLVGDWANWEEFRRLEQLGLTMYGQMTAGSWIYIGTQGILQGTYETFAAVAAKKFNGTLAGTVTLTAGLGGMGGAQPLAVTMNDGVAICIDCDPRAIERRIEHRYLDVRADSLEHALQLAVEARDQRKPLSIGLLGNAAELLPRMLAEGAPIDIVTDQTSAHDPLSYLPVGVDFDDMATYAAKDPAGFTTRARESMAQHVEAMVGFMDAGAEVFDYGNSIRGEAQLAGYDRAFAFPGFVPAYIRPLFCEGKGPFRWAALSGDPQDIAKTDKAILDLFPENESLHRWMKMAGERVHFQGLPARICWLGYGERDKAGERFNDMVASGELAAPLAIGRDHLDCGSVASPYRETEAMLDGSDAIADWPLLNAMVNVASGASWVSIHHGGGVGMGRSIHAGQVSVADGTELAGEKIRRVLTNDPGMGVIRHVDAGYDIAESVADERGVRVPMREGDDA is encoded by the coding sequence ATGTCAGGACCCCGCCCCGTCCGAGCCCCGCGCGGTACGGAACTGAGTGCCCTGGGATGGCAGCAGGAAGCCGCCCTGCGGATGCTGCAGAACAACCTCGACCCCGAGGTCGCCGAGCACCCCGACAAGCTCGTCGTCTACGGGGGTACCGGCAAGGCCGCCCGCGACTGGCGCTCCTTCGACGCCATGGTCCGCACCCTCCGGACCCTCAAGCAGGACGAGACGATGCTCGTCCAGTCCGGCCGTCCCGTCGGCGTCATGCAGACCCACGAGTGGGCGCCGCGCGTGCTGATCGCCAACTCCAACCTGGTCGGCGACTGGGCGAACTGGGAGGAGTTCCGCCGCCTGGAGCAGCTGGGCCTGACCATGTACGGGCAGATGACCGCCGGTTCCTGGATCTACATCGGCACGCAGGGCATCCTCCAGGGCACCTACGAGACCTTCGCCGCCGTCGCCGCCAAGAAGTTCAACGGCACGCTCGCGGGCACCGTCACCCTCACCGCCGGTCTCGGCGGCATGGGCGGCGCCCAGCCGCTCGCCGTGACGATGAACGACGGCGTCGCGATCTGTATCGACTGCGACCCGCGCGCCATCGAGCGCCGCATCGAGCACCGCTACCTGGACGTCAGGGCGGACTCCCTGGAGCATGCCCTCCAGCTCGCCGTCGAGGCCCGCGACCAGCGCAAGCCGCTCTCCATCGGCCTGCTCGGCAACGCCGCCGAACTGCTCCCCCGCATGCTCGCCGAGGGCGCCCCCATCGACATCGTCACCGACCAGACGAGCGCCCACGACCCGCTCTCCTACCTCCCGGTCGGCGTCGACTTCGACGACATGGCCACGTACGCGGCCAAGGACCCGGCCGGCTTCACCACCCGTGCGCGTGAGTCGATGGCCCAGCACGTCGAAGCCATGGTCGGCTTCATGGACGCCGGTGCCGAGGTCTTCGACTACGGCAACTCGATCCGGGGCGAGGCCCAGCTCGCCGGGTACGACCGCGCGTTCGCCTTCCCCGGCTTCGTCCCCGCCTACATCCGCCCCCTCTTCTGCGAGGGCAAGGGCCCCTTCCGCTGGGCGGCGCTCTCCGGTGATCCGCAGGACATCGCCAAGACCGACAAGGCGATCCTCGACCTCTTCCCGGAGAACGAGTCGCTGCACCGCTGGATGAAGATGGCCGGCGAGCGCGTCCACTTCCAGGGCCTGCCCGCCCGCATCTGCTGGCTCGGCTACGGCGAGCGCGACAAGGCCGGTGAGCGTTTCAACGACATGGTGGCCTCCGGTGAGCTGGCAGCCCCGCTGGCCATCGGCCGTGACCACCTCGACTGCGGCTCCGTCGCCTCCCCGTACCGCGAGACCGAGGCCATGCTCGACGGCTCCGACGCCATCGCCGACTGGCCGCTGCTCAACGCCATGGTGAACGTGGCGTCCGGTGCGTCCTGGGTCTCCATCCACCACGGCGGCGGCGTCGGCATGGGCCGCTCCATCCACGCGGGCCAGGTCTCCGTCGCCGACGGCACCGAACTCGCCGGCGAGAAGATCCGCCGGGTGCTGACGAACGACCCCGGCATGGGTGTCATCCGGCACGTCGACGCCGGGTACGACATCGCCGAGTCCGTCGCCGACGAGCGCGGCGTGCGGGTTCCGATGCGCGAGGGTGACGACGCGTGA
- a CDS encoding allantoate amidohydrolase, producing the protein MTFHGMWAELLPIGRSSASGGYRRFAWTGADADCRDWFRAQAESRGLTYELDRNANQWAWLGDPADGDAVVTGSHLDSVPDGGAFDGPLGVVSSFAALDELRARGVEFTRPLAIVNFGDEEGARFGLACVGSRLAAGQLTVEQAHKLTDADGITLPQAMEGAGYDPGTIGPDSERLSRIGAFVELHVEQGRALDLSGDRVGIASAIWPHGRWRFDFRGEANHAGTTRLVDRRDPMLSYAETVLAARREAQLAGAVATFGKISVEPNGVNAVPSLVRGWLDSRAADQSSLDTVVTGIEKAAREYAEAQGVGLDVVRESFTPVVEFEHALRDELARILGKDADLKVPVLGTGAGHDAGILSGTVPTAMLFVRNPTGVSHSPAEYAAEDDCVAGVTALADVLEGLACR; encoded by the coding sequence GTGACCTTCCACGGCATGTGGGCGGAGCTGCTGCCGATCGGCCGCAGCTCCGCCTCCGGCGGCTACCGCCGCTTCGCCTGGACCGGTGCCGACGCCGACTGCCGGGACTGGTTCCGGGCGCAGGCCGAGTCGCGGGGCCTGACGTACGAGCTGGACCGGAATGCGAATCAATGGGCCTGGCTCGGGGATCCCGCCGACGGGGATGCCGTCGTCACGGGGTCGCATCTGGACTCCGTGCCGGACGGCGGGGCGTTCGACGGGCCCCTCGGGGTCGTGTCGTCCTTCGCCGCGCTGGACGAACTCCGCGCTCGTGGCGTGGAGTTCACCCGGCCCCTCGCCATCGTGAACTTCGGTGACGAGGAGGGTGCCCGGTTCGGGCTGGCGTGTGTCGGCTCACGGCTCGCCGCCGGGCAGCTCACCGTCGAGCAGGCGCACAAGCTGACCGACGCCGACGGGATCACGCTCCCGCAGGCCATGGAGGGCGCCGGGTACGACCCCGGCACCATCGGGCCGGACTCCGAGCGTCTCTCCCGCATCGGCGCCTTCGTCGAGCTGCATGTCGAGCAGGGGCGGGCGCTGGACCTCTCCGGTGACCGGGTCGGCATCGCGAGTGCCATCTGGCCGCACGGGCGGTGGCGCTTCGACTTCCGCGGGGAGGCCAACCACGCGGGCACCACCCGGCTCGTGGACCGCCGCGACCCGATGCTGTCGTACGCGGAGACCGTGCTGGCCGCCCGGCGCGAGGCCCAACTCGCGGGCGCCGTCGCCACCTTCGGCAAGATCTCCGTCGAGCCGAACGGCGTGAACGCCGTCCCCTCCCTCGTCCGCGGCTGGCTCGACTCCCGCGCCGCCGACCAGTCGAGCCTCGACACGGTCGTCACCGGCATCGAGAAGGCGGCCCGCGAGTACGCCGAGGCGCAGGGCGTCGGCCTGGACGTCGTCCGCGAGTCGTTCACCCCCGTCGTCGAGTTCGAGCACGCCCTGCGTGACGAACTCGCCCGCATCCTCGGCAAGGACGCCGATCTCAAGGTGCCCGTCCTGGGGACCGGGGCGGGACACGACGCCGGGATCCTCTCCGGCACCGTCCCGACCGCCATGCTGTTCGTACGCAACCCCACGGGTGTCTCGCACTCCCCGGCCGAGTACGCCGCCGAGGACGACTGCGTGGCCGGGGTGACCGCACTCGCCGACGTACTCGAAGGGCTGGCCTGCAGGTGA
- a CDS encoding formimidoylglutamate deiminase translates to MTQTHTRTHTRTYWLEHAWLGTHVEPGVALDVADGRIVGVRTGVDTPPPGAEILRGLTLPGLANAHSHAFHRALRGTVQVGSGTFWTWREVMYSFADRLTPETYHALARAVYAEMALAGVTAVGEFHYVHHTPGGTPYTDPNAMGEALIEAAREAGIRITLLDTAYLSSGFGQPPNQHQLRFSDGSAEAWAERCSVLKDRDHARIGAAIHSVRAVPAGQLATVARWAGERRAPLHVHLSEQTAENDACRQAHGRTPTQLLADHGVLGPRTTGVHNTHLTDEDIALIGGSGTGTCMCPTTERDLADGIGPAAALQRAGSPLSLGSDSHAVIDLLEEARAMELNERLRTRTRGHWTTAALLRAASADGHAALGWDDAGTLEPGALADFTTIALDSVRTAGPLPRLGAETAVFAATAADVRHTIVGGRHVVRDGAHALVPDVPRAIAQAVEALRA, encoded by the coding sequence GTGACGCAGACCCATACGCGGACCCACACGCGGACCTACTGGCTGGAGCACGCCTGGCTCGGCACGCACGTCGAGCCGGGCGTGGCCCTCGATGTCGCGGACGGCCGGATCGTCGGGGTCCGCACCGGCGTCGACACCCCGCCCCCCGGCGCCGAGATCCTCCGCGGACTCACCCTCCCCGGGCTCGCCAACGCCCACTCGCACGCCTTCCATCGCGCCCTGCGCGGCACGGTCCAGGTCGGCTCCGGCACCTTCTGGACCTGGCGCGAGGTCATGTACTCCTTCGCGGACCGGCTGACCCCGGAGACCTACCACGCGCTCGCCCGCGCGGTGTACGCGGAGATGGCGCTCGCGGGAGTCACCGCGGTCGGCGAGTTCCACTACGTGCACCACACCCCGGGCGGCACCCCGTACACCGACCCGAACGCGATGGGCGAGGCCCTGATCGAGGCCGCGCGGGAGGCCGGGATCCGGATCACCCTGCTCGACACGGCCTACCTCTCCTCCGGCTTCGGACAGCCGCCCAACCAGCACCAGCTGCGCTTCTCCGACGGCAGCGCGGAGGCCTGGGCGGAACGCTGTTCAGTTCTCAAGGACCGGGATCACGCACGGATCGGTGCGGCCATCCACTCCGTACGGGCCGTGCCCGCGGGGCAGTTGGCGACGGTGGCGCGCTGGGCCGGGGAGCGGCGGGCCCCGCTCCATGTGCACCTGTCGGAGCAGACGGCGGAGAACGACGCCTGCCGGCAGGCCCATGGACGCACCCCGACGCAGCTCCTCGCCGACCACGGCGTGCTGGGCCCGCGCACCACCGGTGTCCACAACACGCACCTCACCGACGAGGACATCGCCCTGATCGGCGGCTCCGGGACGGGCACCTGCATGTGCCCCACCACCGAGCGAGACCTCGCCGACGGCATCGGACCCGCCGCCGCTCTCCAGCGCGCGGGATCGCCCCTTTCCCTCGGCTCCGACAGCCACGCCGTCATCGACCTCCTCGAAGAGGCCCGCGCGATGGAGCTGAACGAGCGCCTGCGCACCCGCACACGCGGTCACTGGACGACGGCCGCCCTCCTGCGCGCCGCCTCCGCCGACGGCCACGCGGCCCTCGGCTGGGACGACGCGGGCACCCTCGAACCGGGCGCGCTCGCCGACTTCACGACGATCGCCCTCGACTCGGTCAGAACAGCGGGGCCGCTGCCGCGCCTCGGTGCCGAGACGGCCGTATTCGCCGCGACGGCAGCGGACGTACGCCACACGATCGTCGGCGGGCGTCATGTCGTACGAGACGGGGCGCACGCCCTCGTACCGGATGTGCCACGGGCCATCGCCCAAGCCGTCGAAGCCCTGCGTGCCTGA
- the hutI gene encoding imidazolonepropionase has translation MSSSTVITNIATLVTNDPSLGDGSSLGLIQDAAVVIDGDRVAWTGESSKAPATDNRVDAGGRSVIPGFVDSHSHLVFAGDRTAEFNARMSGRGYAAGGIRTTVAATRAASDEDLERNLVHYLDEALRQGTTTFETKSGYGLTVEDEARALRIAAAHTDEVTYLGAHIVSPDYADDPAAYVALVTGEMLDACAPYARWVDVFCEKGAFDGDQARAILTAGKAKGLHPRVHANQLSYGPGVQLAVELDAASADHCTHLTDADVDALANSRTVATLLPGAEFSTRAEWPDARRLLDAGVTVALSTDCNPGSSFTSSVPFCVALAVRDMGMTPDEAVWSATAGGAAALRRDDIGRLTAGARADLTLLDAPSHVHLAYRPGVPLVSEVWRRGVREV, from the coding sequence ATGAGCAGCAGCACCGTCATCACCAACATCGCCACGCTGGTCACCAACGACCCCTCCCTCGGTGACGGATCCTCCCTCGGTCTGATCCAGGACGCGGCCGTCGTCATCGACGGCGACCGCGTCGCGTGGACCGGTGAATCAAGCAAAGCACCCGCCACTGACAATCGGGTCGACGCCGGTGGCCGCTCGGTGATCCCGGGCTTCGTCGACTCCCACTCGCACCTCGTCTTCGCGGGCGACCGGACCGCCGAGTTCAACGCCCGTATGTCGGGCCGCGGCTATGCGGCGGGCGGCATCCGTACGACGGTCGCGGCCACGCGCGCCGCGAGCGACGAGGACCTGGAACGCAACCTCGTGCACTACCTCGACGAGGCCCTGCGCCAGGGCACCACCACCTTCGAGACGAAGTCGGGCTACGGACTCACCGTCGAGGACGAGGCCCGCGCCCTGCGCATCGCCGCCGCGCACACCGACGAGGTCACCTACCTCGGCGCCCACATCGTCTCCCCGGACTACGCCGACGACCCCGCCGCGTACGTCGCCCTCGTCACCGGCGAGATGCTCGACGCCTGTGCCCCGTACGCCCGTTGGGTCGACGTCTTCTGCGAGAAGGGTGCCTTCGACGGCGACCAGGCCCGCGCGATTCTCACGGCGGGCAAGGCGAAGGGCCTGCACCCGCGCGTCCACGCCAACCAGCTCTCGTACGGCCCCGGCGTCCAGCTCGCCGTCGAACTGGACGCGGCGAGCGCCGACCACTGCACCCACCTCACGGACGCGGACGTCGACGCCCTGGCCAACAGCCGGACCGTCGCCACCCTCCTCCCCGGCGCCGAGTTCTCCACCCGCGCCGAATGGCCGGACGCCCGCCGCCTGCTGGACGCGGGCGTGACCGTCGCCCTCTCCACCGACTGCAATCCGGGCTCGTCCTTCACCTCGTCCGTACCGTTCTGCGTCGCGCTGGCGGTACGGGACATGGGGATGACGCCCGACGAGGCGGTGTGGTCGGCCACGGCCGGCGGTGCGGCCGCCCTCCGCCGCGACGACATCGGCCGCCTCACCGCCGGCGCCCGCGCCGACCTGACCCTGCTGGACGCGCCCAGCCACGTCCACCTCGCCTACCGCCCGGGCGTGCCGCTGGTTTCGGAGGTGTGGCGGCGCGGCGTACGCGAGGTCTGA
- a CDS encoding RICIN domain-containing protein, with protein sequence MAQGDRADDNDAETEGANHAGASDAQLTELLSAATPTAYPALQELRGRHRPSVLAYARLCTTSESVARQLAAQAFTLAAREAARGADPGIPWRHQLLLLTGRVAASWAADQRAAGLDAGFLLVLNTAGPDGPVPPMLAAFQSLPSRAQGLIWYGCVEREPEDRTAALLGLTREDVTYGTEPALQSLGQACLRSRLAASDDPRCADFRRLIEESVRPDNSRHSADLNAHMAHCPHCTAAYEELSALRDDPRSALAEGLLPWAGTAYTRTGASDVQPGTRGTWPLTRNTTGPRTRNDAGPRTRKATGPRTKAGTWPPSRRFVLASAALGVALAPLLLIMLFSGDSPSQDAAGSVSTPAIPPSVTVTATATVSSTPSASPSSSKSPSPTKSYSPPPSKPAPPKPTPTRSPTYPVYPPGAAYAQVVNVASGRCLDIRDGVMEKGTDVITAPCTSSATQRWRVDAYLGVLQSYADSDFCLDSRGSADEGVGIWECDSIEGRNAENLRFTVDDDGVIRPEVATETSVTPDDSGGLSLLPLNGGTGQRWRAGAT encoded by the coding sequence ATGGCTCAGGGCGACCGGGCCGACGACAACGACGCCGAGACCGAGGGCGCGAACCACGCGGGCGCGTCCGACGCGCAGCTCACCGAACTGCTGAGCGCGGCCACCCCCACCGCGTATCCGGCCCTCCAGGAACTCCGCGGGCGGCACCGCCCGTCGGTCCTCGCCTACGCCCGCCTCTGCACCACCAGCGAGTCCGTGGCACGCCAGCTCGCCGCGCAGGCCTTCACCCTGGCGGCCAGAGAGGCAGCCCGCGGCGCCGACCCCGGCATCCCCTGGCGGCACCAACTCCTGCTGCTGACCGGTCGGGTGGCCGCGTCTTGGGCCGCGGACCAGCGGGCCGCGGGCCTCGACGCCGGGTTCCTCCTCGTACTGAACACGGCGGGTCCCGACGGCCCCGTCCCGCCCATGCTCGCGGCGTTCCAGTCCCTCCCGTCCCGCGCCCAGGGCCTTATCTGGTACGGCTGCGTGGAGCGGGAACCCGAGGACAGGACGGCTGCGCTGCTCGGCCTCACCCGCGAGGACGTGACGTACGGCACGGAGCCAGCACTCCAGTCCTTGGGCCAGGCCTGTCTGAGGTCCCGCCTCGCCGCCTCCGACGACCCCCGCTGCGCGGACTTCCGCCGGCTGATCGAGGAGTCGGTACGGCCCGACAACTCCCGTCACAGCGCGGACCTGAACGCCCACATGGCGCACTGCCCGCACTGCACGGCGGCGTACGAGGAACTGTCCGCCCTCCGCGACGACCCGCGTAGCGCCCTGGCCGAAGGTCTGCTGCCCTGGGCCGGCACGGCGTACACCAGGACCGGCGCGAGCGATGTACAGCCCGGCACACGCGGGACGTGGCCCCTTACGAGGAACACGACCGGGCCCCGTACGAGGAACGACGCCGGGCCCCGCACGAGGAAGGCGACCGGGCCCCGTACGAAGGCGGGAACCTGGCCGCCGTCCCGCCGCTTCGTGCTGGCCTCGGCAGCTCTCGGTGTGGCCCTGGCGCCACTGCTGCTCATCATGCTGTTCTCCGGCGATTCGCCGTCGCAGGACGCGGCGGGCTCGGTGAGCACTCCGGCGATCCCGCCGTCGGTGACGGTGACGGCGACAGCGACGGTTTCATCCACACCATCGGCTTCGCCCTCCTCCAGCAAGTCACCCTCCCCGACGAAGAGTTACTCCCCGCCCCCGTCGAAGCCGGCGCCCCCGAAGCCGACCCCCACGCGCTCCCCGACGTATCCGGTGTACCCGCCGGGCGCCGCCTACGCGCAAGTGGTGAACGTCGCCTCGGGCCGGTGCCTGGACATCCGCGACGGCGTTATGGAGAAGGGCACGGACGTCATCACGGCCCCCTGCACCTCCTCCGCCACCCAGCGCTGGCGTGTCGACGCCTACCTCGGCGTCCTCCAGTCGTACGCCGACTCCGACTTCTGCCTCGACAGCCGTGGCTCCGCCGACGAGGGCGTCGGGATCTGGGAGTGCGACTCGATCGAGGGCAGGAACGCCGAGAACCTGCGGTTCACCGTGGACGACGACGGCGTCATCCGCCCGGAAGTCGCCACCGAGACCTCGGTCACGCCGGACGACAGCGGCGGTCTGTCCCTGCTGCCGCTGAACGGGGGCACGGGACAGCGGTGGCGGGCGGGGGCCACGTAA
- a CDS encoding RNA polymerase sigma factor SigF, with protein MSPRLDASQTQTATSTPSLGRPELLDKTDKIEEAAEISGFGGLAGLDGLAGLEGLDGLPEIPPYDEVGPVDARALSKTLFERLESLEEGTHEHAYVRNTLVELNLALVKFAASRFRSRSEPMEDIIQVGTIGLIKAIDRFELSRGVEFPTFAMPTIVGEIKRFFRDTSWSVRVPRRLQELRLDLAKAGDELAQQLDRAPTVGELAERLGLSNDEVVEGMAASNAYTASSLDAQPEEDDSEGALADRIGYEDHGLEGIEYVESLKPLIAELPPRDRKILSLRFVANMTQSEIGDELGISQMHVSRLLSRTLVRLRKGLTVEE; from the coding sequence ATGTCACCCCGGCTCGACGCATCGCAGACCCAGACGGCGACGTCGACACCCTCCCTGGGACGCCCTGAGCTCCTCGACAAAACCGACAAAATCGAAGAAGCGGCTGAAATCAGCGGATTCGGCGGCCTTGCCGGTCTCGACGGTCTCGCCGGACTCGAAGGACTCGACGGACTTCCGGAGATCCCCCCGTACGACGAGGTGGGGCCGGTGGACGCACGGGCCCTGTCGAAGACTCTCTTCGAGCGGCTGGAGTCCCTCGAAGAAGGCACCCACGAGCACGCGTACGTCCGCAACACACTCGTCGAGCTCAACCTCGCGCTGGTGAAGTTCGCCGCCTCCCGCTTCCGCTCCCGCAGCGAGCCGATGGAGGACATCATCCAGGTCGGCACCATCGGCCTGATCAAGGCGATCGACCGCTTCGAGCTGAGCCGCGGCGTCGAGTTCCCCACCTTCGCGATGCCCACGATCGTCGGCGAGATCAAGCGGTTCTTCCGAGACACCTCGTGGTCCGTGCGCGTACCGCGCAGGTTGCAGGAACTCCGCCTCGACCTGGCCAAGGCGGGCGACGAACTCGCCCAGCAGCTCGATCGCGCCCCGACGGTGGGAGAACTGGCGGAGCGCCTGGGCCTCAGCAACGACGAGGTCGTCGAGGGCATGGCCGCCTCGAACGCCTACACGGCCAGTTCGCTGGACGCCCAGCCCGAGGAGGACGACTCCGAGGGCGCGCTCGCGGACCGCATCGGCTACGAGGACCACGGGCTCGAGGGTATCGAGTACGTCGAGTCCTTGAAGCCGCTGATCGCCGAACTCCCGCCGCGCGACCGCAAGATCCTCTCGCTGCGCTTCGTCGCCAATATGACCCAGTCCGAGATCGGCGACGAACTCGGCATCTCGCAGATGCATGTGTCACGGCTGCTGTCGCGAACGCTGGTGCGGCTGCGGAAGGGCTTGACCGTCGAGGAGTGA
- a CDS encoding STAS domain-containing protein, with amino-acid sequence MDRGTVGSAQSGRLLVEVREEGRSAVVTPAGELDHYTADLLREPLDDCLEKGHARLVVDCSRLEFCDSTGLNVLLGARLKAEAAGGGVHLAGMQPVVARVFEITGAEAVFTVHETLEAALIDESS; translated from the coding sequence ATGGACCGCGGGACGGTCGGCAGCGCACAGTCGGGCCGGCTTCTTGTCGAGGTGCGGGAAGAGGGCCGAAGTGCCGTCGTGACCCCGGCGGGTGAGTTGGATCACTACACGGCTGATTTGTTGCGTGAGCCACTCGACGACTGCCTCGAAAAGGGGCACGCACGCCTGGTCGTCGACTGCTCGCGCCTCGAGTTCTGTGATTCCACCGGGCTCAATGTGCTGCTCGGCGCCCGTCTGAAGGCCGAGGCCGCGGGGGGTGGCGTCCATCTGGCCGGGATGCAGCCGGTGGTGGCCCGAGTGTTCGAAATCACTGGGGCGGAGGCCGTCTTCACTGTCCACGAGACGCTCGAGGCGGCGCTGATCGACGAGTCCTCCTAG
- a CDS encoding ATP-binding protein, with the protein MSTTRPYSPGDRGPESGDGGASGASGDGGASASGDVMAAGRQARRLSLDGASGVVPLARDFTRQALYAWGWLPAASADRRAAAEDVLLVVSELVTNACLHAEGPDELWIACDNKVLRIEVSDRGAGQPAPRTPHRAGRPGGHGMFIVQRLCLDWGVVRTPGVAGKTVWAELGAPA; encoded by the coding sequence ATGAGCACCACCCGGCCTTACTCGCCGGGCGACCGCGGCCCGGAGTCGGGTGACGGCGGCGCTTCCGGTGCCTCCGGCGACGGCGGCGCTTCCGCCTCCGGAGACGTGATGGCCGCCGGCCGCCAGGCCCGCAGGCTGAGCTTGGACGGCGCGAGCGGAGTCGTGCCGCTCGCCCGCGACTTCACCCGTCAGGCGCTGTACGCGTGGGGCTGGCTGCCCGCCGCGAGCGCCGACCGGCGGGCCGCCGCCGAGGACGTCCTGCTCGTCGTCTCCGAACTCGTCACCAACGCCTGCCTGCATGCGGAGGGCCCGGACGAGCTCTGGATCGCCTGCGACAACAAGGTGTTGCGCATCGAGGTCTCCGACCGCGGCGCGGGCCAGCCCGCACCGCGCACCCCGCACCGCGCCGGACGCCCCGGCGGCCACGGGATGTTCATCGTGCAGCGGCTGTGCCTGGACTGGGGGGTTGTACGGACTCCGGGGGTCGCGGGCAAGACCGTTTGGGCGGAACTCGGGGCGCCTGCCTGA